The uncultured Dysgonomonas sp. genome contains the following window.
GACGATAACGGAAATCCTGTCTATGTCAACAACATCGGAGAAACCACCCGTAGCGGGTTTGGAGGACTGATAGGGGAAGGGCATATGCTGGGAGAATCCTATCTTCGCACTCTTTATCGTGGAAACGGCTCATATACAGGTACAGGCACACCGGATATCAATGCAGGGCCAAAAGATGGTATGATACGTACCGAAAATGACCTTAAATGGGTGCAGGCAATGCAAGCTGCCGGATATAAATTCTCACCATCAAACGATATTTCCCCGTCAGGACTTTGGTACGGAGACCTTATTTATGCAGACAAAAATGAAGATGGAACTTACGGTGATTCGAACGATATGGACTTTACCGGGAAGTCGGCATTGCCAAAGTATAACTTTGGGTTTAATATATCGGCCGCTTATAAAGGATTCGACATGTCGATGGTATGGTCGGGAAGTGCAGGATTTGTCAGATATTGGAATCAGGGAAGTTATAATAGCCCAAATCTGAATCTGGGGGCCGGTGTTCCTAAAAAATATGCGGAAAATGCCTATTACTGGGACCCGAACAATCCAGATGCACCGAGGAATGATCAGTACAGGTCGAATCCACGCCTGATGTATGGAACTTCGGGGGTTAACAATGCTTCGAACGAATTCTGGGAATATGATGCATCATTCTTAAAATTAAGGAATGTTCAGATAGGATACACATTACCACAAAATATATCCGCTAAAATACTGATGAGTAAAGTCAGGTTTTATGTATCCGGAGAGAATCTGCTGACAATAACAGATTATCCTGGTATGGATCCGGAAATTGGAGCCAATGTAGCTTATCCTCTTACCAAACAATTTGCATTTGGAGTCAATATCACTTTTTAAAATAAAATATCATGAAAAAAATATATATCTTACTGATCAGTATAATTATTTTTTCCTCTTGCTCTAATGATTTTCTTGACACATCTCCTTACGATTCCATAGCATCGGGGAATATGTGGAATTCAGAATCTAAAGCAGATCAGGGTGTTGCCGGAATATATCAGGCTCTTAAAGCCCGCACTATATCAGATAGTTATAAAATATTTGATGGGCTTGGCTTTGTCAATTCATATGGAAGTCATGGACCGGCGGATAATGAAGTTATGGTCTATCTGAACGGTAACATAACCCCCAGCCATGGTTTGTTTTCGGATACATGGAAACAGCATTACGAAGGAATACACCGGGCAAATGATGCGATAGCCAACCTGCATAAAGCAAATCTTCCGGCACAAAAGTATGAGAGATTGATGTGCGAGGCTAAGTTTCTGAGAGCTTATTTCTATTATCGTTTAAACGCTTTATTTAAAGGTGTACCTGTTTACACAGAGCCAACACCTTCAGAATCATTGACAAAAGGCCAATCATCAGTAGATGATGTTTACCAACTATGCATAAACGATCTGACAGATTGTATTAACAATGAGCATTTTCCAAACAATACATTAGATAAGTCCGTATATGGCCGTGCATCGAAAGGCGCTGCATACGCTCTGCGGGGAATGGTGTATATGTGGAAAAAAGATTTTCCGAAAGCTGCATCTGATCTCAGCAAAGTAAAAGATTGCGGATATGGCTTATGGACAGGGGAGTGGTCTCAATTCTTCAAGGTTGAGAACGAGAAAGATAAAGAAATGATATTTCCGCTTCAATACGATGAAACCAGTGGATTCTCATCAGATATTCAAAAGTATATTGGAGGCCGCTCTCATTATGACGGATGGACGGAAGCCATGCCGAGTGTCGATTATGTAAATATGTTTTTAAATGCTGACGGATCTGCATTTATCTGGAACGACAGATTGCCCGGATGGGATAATCTGACTGTTGCCCAGCGGGAAGTGTTTTTCCTTAGAGATGGGCTAAGTGCTACATCATCGGATAATAATATTAAGACAGCATATAATGAAGCTGTGAAGAGACTGGGTAGTTCGGTGATGACAACTTACTATAGGGAGACAGGCAATGAAGCCCGCATTAAAGCTGCTTTCGAAAACAGGGACCCCAGATTGCAAAAAAGTGTATTTACTCCGTACTCCACCGCAATATGTTATAGCCCTTACTGGAATGGAGGTAATGAACAGGAATTGACTCTCAGGTGGCCATTACTTAATAATGTTGCTCCATATTGGGATATGTGGAGTGATAAGAGAAAAACTGCCTTTTACATGTACAGGAAATATAATGAGACGAGAAAAGGCAGATATATAAACCGCGACCGTTGTACTGTCGATCTGCCCTTAATACGCTTTACTGATGTAACACTACTGTTGGCAGAAGCCTATAACGAAAACAATGAACTGGGGAAATCTATAACAACATTCAATACTATCAGAACCAGAAACGGAGTGAGTATGCCGGCTCTTACAGAAGGTGGTTCCGGCCCTAACGCAGTAACAGGGAAGGACGATATGAAGAAAAGGATACAATATGAGCGTAGAGCGGAACTGGCACTCGAAGGTGTCAACTATTTTGATGAATTAAGATGGAAAACATTGAAAGAATCCAAATATGACGGAGGATCAAATACCGCAGGAAGAAAGTCCTGGTGGGGAAGCGTCGAGGCTGAATACAGATGGAGGGGCGATCATTTTATGACATGGCCTGCCCCGACGGCTGAAACCCAGATGAACCCCAATATTAAACAAACTCCGGGTTGGTCTTATTGAACCTGAATAATAAATGGGGAAAGATGCATCATCAGTATCTTTCCCTGTTGATACTGTTTTTGAAATATTTGAAACCCTATTAAAATACACTATGTCGAAGATAACCATTACTGCTTTTATAGCCCTGTCATTAATCACAGTATTCGTAAAAGCAAAAGAAATAAATCAGCACATCGATATAAATAACAGGAATGTTATATCTGTTGTGGAGAATGGGATAAAGAATGATGGAACGCCAATAAATACAGAGTTGAATGAACTGGTCAGAAGCTCTTATGGAAAAACATTATTTTTTCCGGCCGGAGTGTACAATCTTTCAGAGCCAATGGTATTACCATTCGATTACACTAAGAATGTCAATATTATATTCGATAAAAATGCGACCATCAGGAGTGATAAACATTTGGAGGCTCTATTAAAAATAGGTTTTTCGGAAATGTCTACTCCGGATAGAAGTTACAGACGCTTTTCTTACATTGAAGGAGGCCTGTTCGACTGTTCCAATGCAGACAATGGCATTATCGTAAATGGTCTGAAGCAATTGGTGTCGCTAAAATCCATCAGCTTATTCAAAGGCCGTCACACACATATCAGCGTGAAAGTCACAGACGACTTTAAAGGAACGGGGAGTTCCGATACAAAAATAGATAATATTACAATACAAGGGATTTCTTCAAATGAAGAAGTCTGTGGCATTTTTATTGATAAGGAATGCCACGATATAAAAATATCCAATACATTCATTTATGGAACTAAATATGGGATAGTGACAAAGTCGGGAGGACATATATTGAATAATATCCACATATTATCGCAAGTGACCACCGGAGGTACTAATCTGGGAGAGAAGAATTTCCTGAATACAGAAGGAATTCGTATAGAAACAGATGATTTTTACATCTTGCACGAAATTTACTTCGATACTGTAGATAAATGTATCGTTATCGCAGGCGACAAAAGTCCTGTTCTTGTTATAGATAAGAATATATATTATTCGTATCTGGACAACTTCGGAGATGCTTTTATTAGTAGAAACGGTACGTCTGCAAAACAATTTCAGGCTAAAATATCCAATTCTATATTTCATATCCGTAAAAAGGGATACAGGATTTTTGATATAGACCCTCTCACTATAAGCAATGATATAAATAATAACCTGACATTTATAAATAATACGATAAGAAACGCTCATTTCTTAAATCCCTTCGATGGATCATTATCACAAAAAATAAGAGGAAAATATAGTGATGTACTTGTGAGCACAGGGCAAAAGACAGACAATAATAAATGGTATGTGCTCGGCAGCTTACTACCATCGCCTTACAGGAATTCGTTAAGGCTCGACCTTTCGCACGATCATGCAATAGAACTGGAGATCAGCTACAATGAGGGAAAAGCCGGATTGCTAAGAAGTAATATAACAGATTCTGAAAAAAAATTTCCATTTACACTTGGGTATGTTATTAAAGATAATTATTGTGTCTTACTTCTTAAATCCGAACCTCAGTCTGCCTTTTCACCATTTATCAGTGATTTGACCGGTCTCGGGGCATTTATGGCAACACCTTCTAAAGACAGGTATTATCATTTGAGCGATTATCAGATAGAAGGGAAACCAAAACTCCTTTTTATAAATAACGACAAAGAATAAATATTATGAAAAAATATATGATGGTCAATTTTCTTTTATTTAGTATCCTTATATCCTGTTCAACCTTAGGTTGCAAAGGGGATAGCGACAAAGAAATCGGGGGAGAAATACCTCCGGTAGTAGAATACAGTAACGATGATGATGGCAAGCCCCATCCACAGGGTTCTTTTAACTATGCCGGTATTGCAGAGCATCCCAGGCTGTTGTTTTCATCTGATGATGAGAAACTCCTGAAAGAGAACATACAGAAAAACAGGGATTTGTTAGCTCTGCATGAATATGTTATCAGCCAGAGCAAGAGTATGTTAAATACTACTCCTGTTACACGTGTTATGGAGGGGAAAAGATTACTCGGAGTCTCAAGGACAGCACTTAAGCGAATCTTTTATTTATCCTATGCCTACCGGATGACCGGAGAAAACGCTTATCTGGTTCGTGCCGAACGAGAAATAAATGCTGTTTGCGAATTCACAGATTGGAATCCTTCCCACTTTCTCGATGTCGGAGAAATGGCACTTGGAGTAGCTATCGGTTACGACTGGTTGTATGATAAACTCGATCCAAAAACCAGAAGCAATGCCAGAAAAGCATTGGTGTCGAAAGGCTTTGAACCCTCGAAAGTTGGAAGCTATAACTGGTTTTTAACGAACAAAGCTAACTGGAATCAGGTTTGCAATGCAGGCTTGTCTCTGGCTGCATTGGCTATTTATGAAGGTGTTAAAGCCGAATCGGTAGAGATAATAGAACGTTGTTTGGAAAGCATAAAATTGCCATTGGAGGCTTACGGCCCCGACGGAAATTATACAGAAGGTTATATGTATTGGAGTTATGGGACTGATTTTCAGACATTGTTATTATCTTCCTTCGAAACAGCACTCGGTTCGGATAAAAACTTTCATAAAACAGAAGGCTTTATGAAAACGGCAGAATATATGTTGTATATGTCCGGTACAGACGGGCTTTGCTTCAACTATGCAGATTCATACAACAATGAAACACCCAGACCTTCGATGTTTTGGTTTGCCCGCAAAAGTAATAACACATCTTTGCTTTACAAAGAAAAGCAAATGTTGGCCAAAGGTGCTTATCTCAAGTCTTTTGCCGAAGACAGATTATTACCGATGACATTAATCTATGCAAATATGGAGAGCTTCGAACATATATTACCACCCGGGAATAAAATTTGGGTAGGCTCCGGCGCTACTCCGGTAGCCATGGTACGTACATCATGGGGCGGATCAAACGACCAGTATGTCGGAGTGAAGGCGGGTAAAGCGTCGGAATCTCACGGTCATATGGATGCGGGGTCTTTTGTCTACGATGCTTTTGGTATAAGATGGGCGGCCGACCTGGGCATGCAATCTTATGCTCCTCTGGAAGCAAAAGATGTTGATCTTTGGAATATGGGGCAGGACTCCCAAAGGTGGGATATATTCCGCTTGGGCAACAAATCACATAATACATTAATCGTTAATGATAAAAGGCATCTGGTAGACGGGATGTCTACAATTACAAAAGTTTATGATACCGATAAACGTCTGGGTGTTGATGTAGACCTCACACCTGTCTTTAAGGATGATCTGAACAGTGCCAAAAGGACAATTACATTGATTGATGAAGACTATCTGAGTGTGGATGATATAATAACCACAAAAAATAAAAATACGACTATACGGTGGAATATGTTAACTACAGCAGATTGTACGATTGAGAATTCAAACACAATAAGATTGACAAAGAATGAAAAAATAATGTATTTCACAGTGGATAGCAATACTCCGGTAACATTAAAAACGTGGTCTACCGACCCAGTGAATGAGTTTGATGAAGCGAATCCCGGCACAATGATAATTGGGTTTGAATGTGTATTACCGGAAATCTCGACTTATACATTTTCTGTTAAATTGGATCATACTCAGAATAGATGATAAAATATAGAATAAAGATATTGATACTGCTTTTTTGTATCCTGCCACTTGTTACCAATGCGCAAGACGGGTTCTTTTCTTCGATACTGACAAGAGAAATTCTCGATAAGGAAATAGTACAACCCTCCGGCTTCAGGCCAATTCCTAAAGCCGGGGATGCACTATGGCAGCAAGTCCCTGAAGGCGTTAAGAATGCCTATATCAGAGAGGCTGAAAAGAACCTGAATAAACCCTGGGAAAGCATAGCAGCCACAGAGTTTATGGAATTCTATATTTCGGGGAACAGGATGAAGTATGAGTTTAAATTATTTGACCAGCGTTCCAGACTCGAATTTGCCGTGATTGCAGAACTACTCGAAAATAAAGGAAGATTTGTTGATGAAATAATCAACGGCGTATGGAAAATTTGTGAAGAAACATGGTGGGGTGCTCCGGCTCATTATAAAACGGGAATGTTACCTGACAAAGAAGAGGCAATGTTTATCGATTTGTTCTTTTCCGAAACCGCGCAGATGCTATCGTGGGTCCACTATCTGATGAAAGACCAATTGGACGAAAAATCCCCGGTTGTGAGCAAAAGGCTTGAATTGGAGATACAAACCCGGATGCTGGACGACTGCCTTCGTCAGGACTTCTGGTGGAAAAGTAATAAAATGAACTGGGGAACCTGGATTACATCAAATTGGTTAATCTCTGTAATGCTGATAGAAACAGACAGGAATAAGCAACTGGATGCGATACAACAAATCCTGAAAACAATGGATGGCTTTTATGAAGAATATCCTGACGATGGAGGATGCGATGAAGGACCCTCATATTGGAACAGAGCTGCAGCTTCCCTGTTCGAATCGATGGACTTGCTCCGGATGGCTTCTGATGGCAGAATTGATTTCTCTTCTGATGAAAAAATCAGGCAAATGGGCGCTTATTATTGGAAAATGTATATTGCCGGTCTTTATTTCGTAAACTTTGCAGATGCTCGTCCCACTATTGTTCCCAATGTTAGCATTGTTTATCGGTTTGGGGAATATATACATGATGATAGACTTGTCAATCTGGCCGGATATGTAGCTCATAGAGAGAATTATGATAGTGGAATATTTCCGAACAATGATTTTGTACTGTATAATGATCGCCCTTTCCTTTACGGATTGGGAAGGCAATTGTTTTTATTAAATTTGATAGATGAAATAATGGCTGGAAATCCGGCTCCTCCTCTGGTGAAAAATACATGGCAAAGTAATTTACAAATATTTACAGCAAGACAGTTCGACGAAAGTACCGATGGGTTTTATTTTGCAGCCAAAGGCGGACATAATGATGAAAGCCATAATCATAACGATGTAGGAACCTTTAGCTTATACTCTTACGGACAACCGCTGCTTATCGATCTGGGGGTAGAGCAATATACAAAGTATACCTTCGGAAACAACAGATATGATCTGTGGACTATGCAGTCGGCATATCACAACTTGCCTACAATCAACGGGATCATGCAAGAAGCGGGAAGGGAATTCAGCGCGCGGAATGTTAAAACGAGAATAAGTGATAAAGAGCAGTCTTTTTTTGTCGATATTGCCAAAGCATATTCCAAAGAAGCCAATGTGGATTTTTGGAACAGGACTATCACTCTTAAATCTTCGGGAGAATTTCTGGTTACAGAAGATTTCAATCTGTTGAAAGTCACAGGCGATTCTACTTTTATATCTTTAATGGTATATGGAGATGTATACATTAATACCAACGGAGATATAACATTAACCTCTGATGATGGTAAAAGATATAGACTGACATATGATAAAAAGAAACTGAAACCTCAAAAAGCATATTATGTAATAAAAGATCCGTGGTTAAAAGCCAGTTGGAAGAAAGGAGTCACAAGGATCAAATTGTTTTTGACAGGCCGGAATAAAAAAGATAAAACCACTTATATACTAAAAGAAATTTTGTAACCTAAAATCACTGAATAAAAATGAAAAAAATAATTAGTTCAATAAGCATTTTATGCAGCCTCTTAGTTGTATTACTTTCATGTGCCGATTCAAAGACTGAAATGCAAAAGACAATAGAAAAAGGACTGGACAGAGCCACTATTGCCTCTTTAGAAATGGCAAAATCGCTGGAAGGCAACAAACTTCTGCCTAAAACATTTGAAAACGGACAATTGGTTACATCCGATTCCAAATGGTGGTGTAGCGGCTTTTTTCCGGGGGTACTTTGGTATCTTTACGAAAACAATCCGACAGATGAATTAAAGAAATATGCCATTGATTATACCAATAGGGTCGAAGATCAAAAATATACAACGGATAATCATGACATAGGATTTATGATTTATTGCAGTTTTGGAAATGGTCTGCGCATATTGGGTACAGATAGCTACAATGATGTAATAGTACAAGCCTCCCAATCATTATCTACCAGATATAAAGATCATATCGGAGTAATCAGATCATGGGATTGGAATACAGATGTTTGGCAATACCCTGTTATCATAGATAATATGATGAACCTAGAAATGCTTATGTGGGCATCTAGATATACAGGGGATTCGATATATGCAGATATAGCTAAAAGCCATGCAGATAAAACAATGAAAGAGCATTTCAGAGAAGATTACAGTTGTTTCCATGTTGTAGATTATGATACAATAACAGGTGACAGCCGTCTCAAACAAACATGGCAGGGATACTCGGATACATCGTCATGGGCCAGAGGGCAGGCATGGGCTCTGTACGGATATAGTATGATGTATAGAGAAACCGGGGATGATAAATATTTAAATCAAGCGGAAAGAATCGCAGATTTCATCATACATCACCCTAATATGCCTAAAGACGGTATTCCTTACTGGGACTTTAATGCCCCCAATATACCCGATGAAAAAAGAGATGCATCGGCTGCTGCTGTAATGGCATCTGCATTTATAGAGTTAAGTCAGCAAACAAAGGATAACAAACTTTCTGAGTTATACTTAAATACAGCCGGAAAACAACTGATCACGCTCACTTCCGATGAATATCTGGCAGAACCAGGGACTAATGGCAATTTTATACTAAAACATAGTGTCGGCGCTATTCCCAGAGATCAGGAGATAGATGTACCCCTTACTTATGCGGACTATTATTATGTGGAAGCATTGATGAGGTATAAGAAACTGGAGTTATAAGAATATGTTCCTGTAAACTTAAACGGTGACTAAGTCTTTGATGTCAAACTATATGGATAAATTGGAAATATGAAACATTCGTATAGAATATTGCTTTTATCTTTTTTTTGTTTATTTCTCATTGTTCCTGAGACGCTCAGGGGAAGAGAGAATAAGAAATACTATTTCAAAAGGATTGACAATTCCATGGGATTGTCGCAGAATACTGTTACCTGTATTTTGCAGGACAAGTTAGGGTTCATGTGGTTTGGCACAAAAGACGGATTGAATAAATATGATGGGCATTCGTTCTCTATATTCAGACAAAGAATAGGAGATGAGGACAGTATCAAAGACAATTTTATAACAGTACTATGTGAGGCCCGCAATGAATATAAATTATGGATAGGCACCTCCAACGGTATCTATATCTATGATATGCAAAAAGAGACATTTACCCACTTCATTGTGGGAAATTCCGATATCAATATCAATTGTCCTATCAACGATATCCAATACGATAATAATGGAATCTTATGGATTGCAACGCAAGGGCAAGGCCTGTTCAGTTATGATGAAAAACAGAATATTTTAAAAAGGCACTTGTTAGGAGAATTGAACGAAAAGAGCGATATAAGGTCTCTGGAACTCGACTCGAGAGGTTTTTTGTGGTTTTCTATAAATGATGCGGGACTTTTCTTTTCTAAGGATAACCTGATCACAATATCCCGCTTCACCCATGATGATATAGATCATCTGATATCAGCAGGAGCTATCTATGATACGATGATAGGGACTAACAATCACCTGTATATCATATCAGGGCGGTATGGTCTTTTCGAAATCAATATTATCAGCCAGAAGGTGAAGAAACTACTGGACCCTAATATCAATGGCAACAAAGTTTTCATGCGGAAAGTCACTCAGTTTTCTGAGAATGAACTTTGGATCGGAGCCGAGTCCGGAATTTTAATCTACAATACAGAAACATCGAAATGCATACATTTCAAGCATGAGTTAGGAGATCCGTATTCGCTATCAGATAATGCTATACATAGCCTGTACAAAGATAAAGATGGTAATATGTGGATTGGGACGTACTTTGGTGGTGTTAATTTTTACTCTACCCAATCGTCACTGTTCGATAAATATTACCGGATTCCGGGCAAAGGAGGCCTGTCCGGGGAAAGAGTACGTGAATTTCGTGAAGCTCCTGACGGCAATATCTGGATAGGAACCGAAGATGGAGGATTGAATCTTTTTTCGCCAAATACGACAATGAAGTTCACACCTTTCCTGAAAGATAAACTTCATTACAATATTCATGCCCTGTATCATGACAGAGATAACTATCTGTGGGTAGGAACTTTTTCGGAAGGACTATATGAGGTAGATTTGAGTACGAATGCTGTGACTCATTACAAAAAAGGAAGAAGTACCCACGATTTGAAAGATAATACCGTATATGAGTTATTTAAAGATAAGGAAGGCATATTTTGGATTGGAACGGGAGCGGGACTCCAAATCTTTGATGAAAAGCTGAAGAAATTTACAACAATAGAAGATTTAGGGCTGAATCTGATAAGGGATATTGCAGAAGGTAAAAATGGCAACCTTTATTGTGCAACTGCAATCAACGGACTGTTTTGTTACAACAGGGTAAATCAGAAATGGACGAACTTTTCCTACCAGATAGGGGACACGACCAGCCTTCCGCACAATAATGTACTAAGTATTTTCATCGATAGCAAAGATCAGCTTTGGGTGACGACACAAGGAGGAGGCTTTGCCCGCTTTAACGAGAAAAATGGCACATTCAACAGATTCTCCACATACAACAAGTTACCAAACGATGTTGCTTATGAAATTCTCGAAGATGATAAAGGCTTATTTTGGATTTCTACCAATGAGGGCCTGATCCACTTTAACCCCGAATCGGGAGAGTTTTTTACTTATTCTTATGACGATGGTTTATTATCGAAACAGTTTAACTATAAATCTGCACTTAGAGCCGATAATGGAATGTTCTATTTTGGCTCTTTAAACGGATTCATTTCCTTCAATCCTAACGATACTTATCAGGATAATATAAAGCCGAATGTTGTGTTGACTGACTTCTTGTTATTCAACAGAAAGGTTAAAATAGAAGGCGCTGACTCTCCGCTGAAAGAAAGTATAATGTTTACCGATGAGATCAGATTAGATTATCATCAAAACTATTTCACATTAAAATTCGCTGATCTGAATTATCAGAGGACTAAGCATAATCAGTATTTATATAAACTGGAAGGATACGATGAGGAATGGTTATCTACAAACGAAAGTTATACAATAAATTATCCCAATGTCAGACCCGGAAAATATAACTTTAGATTGAAGCTGCCGGAAGTCTCTGATGCTGACCTGATATATCTGCCGATAGAGATTTTACCGCCTTGGTGGGAATCTAACCTTGCATACTGTTTCTATTTGGCTTTCGTTGTGCTTGTGGTATATGGAACCTATAAATATCTGTCAAAGCAAAATATGCTCAAAGCAAGGCAACGCCTGAGGCTTTACGAACAAGAGAAAGAAAGAGAAGTGTATACTGCTAAAATAGACTTTTTCACAGACATCGCGCATGAGATACGTACTCCGTTGACGCTAATCAAGTCACCTCTGGAAAATATCATAAAAAATAAGGATGTATCTGATGATATGAGAGACGATCTGGAAGTAATTGATAAAAATGCGAATCGGTTACAGGACTTGACAAATCAGCTTCTCGATTTTAGGAAAATAGAGAAACAACGCTTCCATTTAACCTTTGCCCGCTATGATATAATTAAGCTTATAAATGATGTGCTGGTTCGATTTAATCAGGTTATAAAATTAAAAAACATACTATTAAATATTGAATTACCATCCGAACCGTTTTATGCCTATGTAGATAAGGAATCGGTAACCAAAATTATAAGTAATTTATTAACTAATGCAATTAAAAATACCGATACTTACATCACTGTTGAGCTTCACAGAGAAAGTATAAAAGAAGAAGGTTGTTTTGATCTGGTAGTAAAAAATGACGGGGAAATTATTCCGGCTAACCAAAGGGAAGAGATATTTAAACCTTTTGTTCAATACAAAAGTACGGCTTCGGCATTGAAAGCCGGAACAGGACTTGGGCTGACATTATCCCGCTCACTGGCCGAATTACATCAGGGCTTTCTTGCGATGGACACTGTAGACGATGCAAACAGTTTTCGTCTCACAATTCCATTATTGCAGGAATGGGTGAATAAAAATGATGGCACTGTCAGGGAAAATTTATCAATCCCCAATTATCAGTATTCGGCAGAAGATGAACGTAAGCAAATTAATATTTTGATTGTAGAAGACGATCTGGATTTATTGGCATACATTTCCAAGTTGCTATCTCCCTATTATAATATACTTACCGCTACTGATGGCATCAAGGCTCTGGAAGTGCTCGAAAAAGAGATTGTTAATCTCATTATAACCGATATAATGATGCCTAATATAGATGGATATGAATTGTGTAAAGACATTAGAATGAACCTCTTTTTTAGCCATATTCCAATAGTTTTTCTCTCTGCTAAAAATTCTTTATCATCTAAAATCGAGGGTTTAGATTCCGGCGCGGATGCCTATATTGAAAAACCGTTTTCGAATGAATTCCTGATGGCGACAGTCTCAAATTTACTGGCAAACAGAAATAAGATGATCGAGGCCTTTAAGCGTTCGGCATATACATCAATAAGTGAAACTGCATTTTCTAAAACGGATGAAGCCTTTATGAAGACAGTCAACAAAGTGATTGAAGAAAATCTGGGAAATCCTGAGTTTAGCCAAGATGATTTTGCTGCGGCATTAAATATGAGTAAATCAAGTTTGTACAGAAAAACAAAAGGATTATTTGATGTTTCGCCAAACGATTTTATTCGTATCAAAAGGATAAAAAAGGCAGCACAGTTATTTGATCAGAAAGAAGACAGTGTATCGGAAGTATGTTATACTGTCGGATTTAGTTCTCCATCGTATTTCTCAAAATGTTTTTATCGTCAGTTCAATTTAACGCCTAAAGAATATATTGATGCGGT
Protein-coding sequences here:
- a CDS encoding RagB/SusD family nutrient uptake outer membrane protein: MKKIYILLISIIIFSSCSNDFLDTSPYDSIASGNMWNSESKADQGVAGIYQALKARTISDSYKIFDGLGFVNSYGSHGPADNEVMVYLNGNITPSHGLFSDTWKQHYEGIHRANDAIANLHKANLPAQKYERLMCEAKFLRAYFYYRLNALFKGVPVYTEPTPSESLTKGQSSVDDVYQLCINDLTDCINNEHFPNNTLDKSVYGRASKGAAYALRGMVYMWKKDFPKAASDLSKVKDCGYGLWTGEWSQFFKVENEKDKEMIFPLQYDETSGFSSDIQKYIGGRSHYDGWTEAMPSVDYVNMFLNADGSAFIWNDRLPGWDNLTVAQREVFFLRDGLSATSSDNNIKTAYNEAVKRLGSSVMTTYYRETGNEARIKAAFENRDPRLQKSVFTPYSTAICYSPYWNGGNEQELTLRWPLLNNVAPYWDMWSDKRKTAFYMYRKYNETRKGRYINRDRCTVDLPLIRFTDVTLLLAEAYNENNELGKSITTFNTIRTRNGVSMPALTEGGSGPNAVTGKDDMKKRIQYERRAELALEGVNYFDELRWKTLKESKYDGGSNTAGRKSWWGSVEAEYRWRGDHFMTWPAPTAETQMNPNIKQTPGWSY
- a CDS encoding right-handed parallel beta-helix repeat-containing protein, producing MGKDASSVSFPVDTVFEIFETLLKYTMSKITITAFIALSLITVFVKAKEINQHIDINNRNVISVVENGIKNDGTPINTELNELVRSSYGKTLFFPAGVYNLSEPMVLPFDYTKNVNIIFDKNATIRSDKHLEALLKIGFSEMSTPDRSYRRFSYIEGGLFDCSNADNGIIVNGLKQLVSLKSISLFKGRHTHISVKVTDDFKGTGSSDTKIDNITIQGISSNEEVCGIFIDKECHDIKISNTFIYGTKYGIVTKSGGHILNNIHILSQVTTGGTNLGEKNFLNTEGIRIETDDFYILHEIYFDTVDKCIVIAGDKSPVLVIDKNIYYSYLDNFGDAFISRNGTSAKQFQAKISNSIFHIRKKGYRIFDIDPLTISNDINNNLTFINNTIRNAHFLNPFDGSLSQKIRGKYSDVLVSTGQKTDNNKWYVLGSLLPSPYRNSLRLDLSHDHAIELEISYNEGKAGLLRSNITDSEKKFPFTLGYVIKDNYCVLLLKSEPQSAFSPFISDLTGLGAFMATPSKDRYYHLSDYQIEGKPKLLFINNDKE
- a CDS encoding heparinase II/III family protein translates to MKKYMMVNFLLFSILISCSTLGCKGDSDKEIGGEIPPVVEYSNDDDGKPHPQGSFNYAGIAEHPRLLFSSDDEKLLKENIQKNRDLLALHEYVISQSKSMLNTTPVTRVMEGKRLLGVSRTALKRIFYLSYAYRMTGENAYLVRAEREINAVCEFTDWNPSHFLDVGEMALGVAIGYDWLYDKLDPKTRSNARKALVSKGFEPSKVGSYNWFLTNKANWNQVCNAGLSLAALAIYEGVKAESVEIIERCLESIKLPLEAYGPDGNYTEGYMYWSYGTDFQTLLLSSFETALGSDKNFHKTEGFMKTAEYMLYMSGTDGLCFNYADSYNNETPRPSMFWFARKSNNTSLLYKEKQMLAKGAYLKSFAEDRLLPMTLIYANMESFEHILPPGNKIWVGSGATPVAMVRTSWGGSNDQYVGVKAGKASESHGHMDAGSFVYDAFGIRWAADLGMQSYAPLEAKDVDLWNMGQDSQRWDIFRLGNKSHNTLIVNDKRHLVDGMSTITKVYDTDKRLGVDVDLTPVFKDDLNSAKRTITLIDEDYLSVDDIITTKNKNTTIRWNMLTTADCTIENSNTIRLTKNEKIMYFTVDSNTPVTLKTWSTDPVNEFDEANPGTMIIGFECVLPEISTYTFSVKLDHTQNR